A region from the Leptospirillum ferriphilum ML-04 genome encodes:
- the trpS gene encoding tryptophan--tRNA ligase: MAIEKDTLPENPAESNTEDKNVPVRRIVSGIQPSGRLHLGNYMGALKNWIALQDRYESFFFIADWHALTTNYEDTSPIRQNIREMLVDWLSLGLDPEKCTIFLQSDVLEHAELNLLLSMVTPVSWLERNPSYKDQQTQITGRDLSTFGFLGYPVLMSADILLYRADHVPVGLDQLPHLELAREIARRLRHFYGPVVPEPLPLLTPTPRLLGLDGRKMSKSYKNCIYVGDSSAEIWDKVRPMVTDPARVRRSDPGDPDKCPVFNLHQSFSPPETVQEVDKGCRTAGIGCIDCKKLLVGHIETILQPAREKRQEISARKGFLKDVLQEGGKTASGEARQTIREVRRAMRLPDEDLFD; this comes from the coding sequence ATGGCCATCGAAAAAGACACTCTTCCAGAGAACCCTGCCGAGAGCAACACGGAAGACAAAAACGTTCCCGTCCGACGGATCGTGAGTGGCATCCAGCCCTCCGGCCGCCTTCATCTGGGCAATTACATGGGAGCCCTGAAAAACTGGATTGCTCTCCAGGACCGCTACGAATCGTTCTTCTTTATCGCCGACTGGCATGCCCTGACAACAAACTATGAAGATACGTCACCGATCCGGCAGAACATTCGGGAGATGCTCGTGGATTGGCTCTCCCTGGGTCTCGATCCTGAAAAATGCACCATTTTCCTCCAGTCGGACGTCCTCGAACATGCCGAGCTGAACCTTCTGCTCTCGATGGTCACCCCGGTTTCCTGGCTTGAGAGGAACCCGTCCTACAAGGACCAGCAGACCCAGATCACGGGGAGAGACCTTTCCACGTTCGGATTTCTGGGGTATCCGGTCCTGATGTCGGCCGATATTCTCCTTTACCGCGCCGACCATGTACCGGTGGGTCTGGACCAGCTGCCGCACCTGGAGCTGGCCCGGGAAATTGCCCGTCGTCTGCGCCACTTTTATGGTCCTGTGGTCCCGGAACCTTTGCCGCTTCTCACTCCGACCCCTCGTCTTCTCGGTCTCGACGGGCGAAAGATGAGCAAAAGCTATAAGAATTGTATCTATGTCGGGGACTCTTCCGCCGAAATCTGGGACAAAGTCCGTCCCATGGTGACAGATCCGGCCCGCGTCCGCCGGTCAGACCCGGGAGATCCCGATAAATGTCCCGTGTTCAACCTGCATCAGTCGTTTTCTCCGCCGGAAACAGTGCAGGAAGTCGACAAGGGGTGCCGGACAGCCGGCATCGGATGCATCGACTGCAAAAAGCTTCTAGTCGGTCACATCGAGACAATCCTTCAGCCGGCCCGTGAGAAAAGACAGGAGATTTCGGCCAGAAAAGGGTTTTTGAAAGACGTGCTGCAGGAAGGGGGGAAGACGGCGTCCGGAGAAGCACGCCAGACAATCCGCGAAGTGCGCCGGGCCATGCGTCTTCCGGATGAAGATCTCTTCGATTGA
- a CDS encoding sulfite exporter TauE/SafE family protein: MILLLLESLGYGLLHGLLPDEHTWPITFSYAIGNATGKQGVRSGFYFSAAFAVQRAIASELAYLFLASWLTRESLNAEIDMVVGAVMAIAGWIVLKKKQYVHFHLLGHHHEESESAEQSSTILSFSKSDHTRGGDPSIPPRWAMIHGFIAGFGFGPFALFIYTTAAPHMTSPWTGFLPGLFFGLGTMLMLMLLGGIFGSALRVTRHFNEQEIRQIGFRTATLTLLLGGGIFFLGGIYSLVQERAGHSQDIGNILIAMIMGGVALPVLAHSIWKVLHCRSIGAAGAGQP, from the coding sequence ATGATTTTACTCCTTTTGGAGTCTCTTGGATACGGATTGTTGCACGGGCTCCTTCCGGATGAGCACACCTGGCCGATCACGTTCAGCTACGCGATTGGCAACGCCACGGGAAAACAGGGGGTGCGATCCGGATTTTACTTTTCCGCCGCCTTTGCCGTCCAGCGGGCCATCGCATCCGAACTCGCCTATCTTTTCCTTGCCTCCTGGCTGACCAGAGAATCCCTGAACGCGGAAATCGACATGGTCGTGGGCGCTGTCATGGCCATCGCCGGATGGATCGTTCTCAAGAAAAAGCAATATGTTCATTTTCACCTGCTGGGACATCACCACGAAGAGTCTGAGTCCGCGGAACAGTCTTCCACCATCCTCTCTTTTTCGAAATCCGACCATACCCGGGGAGGGGATCCGTCCATTCCGCCCCGGTGGGCCATGATTCACGGATTCATTGCCGGTTTCGGGTTCGGTCCATTCGCACTCTTTATCTATACGACAGCCGCTCCCCACATGACCTCTCCCTGGACGGGATTCCTTCCGGGCCTGTTCTTCGGACTGGGGACCATGCTGATGCTGATGCTCCTCGGAGGAATTTTCGGATCCGCTCTCCGGGTCACCCGGCATTTCAACGAGCAGGAGATCCGGCAGATTGGTTTCCGGACGGCAACGCTGACCCTTCTTCTGGGGGGAGGGATCTTCTTTCTGGGGGGAATTTATTCCCTGGTTCAGGAAAGAGCCGGGCACTCCCAGGACATCGGAAACATCCTGATTGCAATGATTATGGGAGGAGTGGCTCTTCCGGTTCTGGCCCATTCGATCTGGAAGGTTCTTCATTGCCGCAGTATCGGTGCGGCAGGAGCCGGACAACCCTGA
- the dnaE gene encoding DNA polymerase III subunit alpha: MSSTDQFVHLHVHTQYSLLDGANKIDPLIRKARAENMPAIAMTDHGNLFGAIEFFQTAKKHGVKPIIGCEVYITPRSRFDRQDLYFGGDGPHQAKKINNASFHLILLAENDTGYRNLLKIVSLSHLEGFYYRPRIDLELLSRHHEGLIALSGCLKGQISYMLTRGDTDRAYATAGLFREIFGPENYFFEVQANGLEDQRIANREIIGLSKKLSIPLVATNDCHYLEREDSVPHDILLCLQTGKTLEDPARLRFGSDEFYLKTPREMVRSFEELPEAIENTLRIADRIDVSIDLQTTHMPSYRLDENQGQTTTVPELFVRTSREGLDARFQENTFSDTEKALYLERLEREIQVIQKMGYEGYFLIVWDFIRKAREMGIPVGPGRGSAAGSVVAWSLRITNIDPIRFGLLFERFLNPERVSLPDIDVDFCMNRRGEVIQYVVDRYGMDRVAMIATFGTMGAKGSIRDVGRVLGMTYAEVDRVAKMIPNSLDMTLEKALEENPDLRALLEKDPRMEELFSLSRKLEGITRHSSIHAAGVVISREPLLEHVPLMRGANGEIVTQFTKDDVEKVGLVKFDFLGLTTLTLIQGAENRIQAHTPDFSADRIPLDDARTYRLLSEGKTLGIFQLESRGMTDLIMKMQPETFEDLIALLALYRPGPINSGMVDDFIKRKKNPREIRYELPELEPVLRETYGVIVYQEQVMQIANVLAGFSLGEADLLRRAMGKKKPEEMAKMQDKFVDGAIRKGFPKEKATHVFELMAYFAGYGFNKSHSAAYALISYQTAYLKAHYPLELWAALLTNALDDTEKIGVFLAGAKDMGIEVLAPDINQSEFDFAILPGSRILFGLGAVKNVGKQAVDCILEARANDGPFVDFPDFLKRIVGKKVNRRVIEALIRAGAFRSLGIRRSVAMESLDDLLAWAEKQKSGKGSLQKSLFSEDQGGRSSGPPLREVPEWDERMLLREEKNALGFYLTSHPMARYADLLLKLDTRSTRSLESVSEGETVRVFAVVSALREVKTKKGDKMAQLTLLDMEGTIEAVLFPDVYAQVQEKLQTDLPILVTGPLERNDFGSKIRVTRVETIGQALETLYQTVVVRLQTDGLSVKDLEDLKQILLGYPGPVPAVLELKVMTRPYPVAVIGLHLNVSPSDELVHALSGRFGEQAVVRKEELDPDLRTYLVALKQRGGVRQERRGKEFPRETSLAG; the protein is encoded by the coding sequence ATGTCTTCCACCGACCAGTTCGTCCATCTGCATGTCCATACCCAGTACAGCCTCCTGGACGGAGCCAACAAGATCGATCCCCTGATCCGGAAAGCCCGGGCCGAAAACATGCCGGCCATCGCCATGACCGACCACGGGAACCTTTTCGGGGCCATCGAGTTCTTTCAGACGGCCAAAAAACATGGTGTAAAACCGATCATCGGGTGCGAAGTCTATATCACTCCCCGCTCCCGCTTCGACCGTCAGGATCTCTATTTCGGCGGAGACGGACCGCACCAGGCAAAAAAAATCAACAACGCCTCCTTCCATTTGATACTGCTGGCCGAAAACGATACCGGATACCGTAACCTTCTCAAGATCGTCTCCCTTTCGCATCTGGAGGGGTTCTACTATCGTCCGCGTATTGATCTGGAGCTTCTCTCCCGGCATCACGAAGGCCTGATCGCTCTCTCCGGCTGTCTGAAGGGTCAGATTTCGTACATGTTGACGCGGGGTGATACGGACCGCGCGTATGCGACGGCCGGACTCTTCCGGGAGATTTTCGGTCCGGAGAATTATTTTTTTGAAGTTCAGGCCAACGGACTGGAAGACCAGCGCATTGCGAACCGGGAAATCATCGGTCTGTCGAAGAAGCTTTCAATCCCGCTCGTGGCAACCAACGATTGCCACTATCTTGAGCGCGAGGATTCCGTTCCCCATGACATCCTTCTGTGCCTCCAGACAGGAAAGACTCTGGAGGACCCCGCCCGTCTCCGTTTCGGCTCCGACGAGTTCTACCTGAAAACCCCCCGGGAGATGGTCCGGTCCTTCGAAGAACTGCCCGAAGCAATCGAAAACACTCTGCGGATAGCCGACCGGATCGATGTGTCCATCGACCTTCAGACAACTCACATGCCGTCCTATCGTCTCGATGAGAACCAGGGACAGACCACGACCGTCCCTGAGCTTTTCGTCCGGACCAGCCGGGAGGGTCTCGACGCCCGTTTTCAGGAAAATACTTTTTCCGATACGGAGAAAGCGCTCTATCTCGAGCGTCTGGAACGGGAAATCCAGGTGATTCAGAAAATGGGGTATGAAGGGTACTTCCTGATCGTCTGGGACTTTATCCGGAAGGCCCGGGAAATGGGGATTCCGGTTGGACCCGGACGAGGATCCGCCGCAGGCTCTGTCGTCGCCTGGTCGCTTCGGATCACCAATATTGATCCGATCCGTTTTGGACTCCTGTTCGAGAGGTTTCTGAATCCCGAGCGGGTCAGCCTCCCGGATATCGATGTCGACTTCTGTATGAATCGCCGGGGAGAGGTGATCCAGTATGTGGTCGACCGATACGGGATGGACCGGGTCGCCATGATCGCGACGTTCGGAACGATGGGCGCCAAGGGGTCGATCCGCGACGTCGGCCGGGTGCTCGGAATGACCTACGCCGAAGTGGACCGGGTGGCGAAAATGATCCCGAACAGCCTCGACATGACACTTGAGAAAGCCCTCGAAGAAAACCCCGATCTCCGGGCACTGCTGGAAAAAGATCCCCGGATGGAAGAGCTCTTCTCCCTTTCGCGAAAACTCGAGGGGATCACCCGTCATAGCTCGATTCATGCCGCCGGGGTCGTGATTTCGCGAGAACCTCTCCTGGAACACGTTCCGCTCATGAGAGGGGCGAACGGGGAAATCGTGACCCAGTTCACGAAGGACGATGTCGAAAAAGTGGGTCTGGTCAAGTTTGACTTCCTGGGGTTGACCACCCTGACCCTGATCCAGGGAGCCGAAAACCGGATCCAGGCCCATACACCGGACTTTTCGGCCGACCGGATCCCTCTCGACGATGCCAGGACCTACCGCCTTTTATCCGAAGGCAAAACCCTCGGAATCTTCCAGCTGGAATCCCGGGGAATGACGGACCTGATCATGAAGATGCAGCCCGAGACCTTCGAGGACCTGATCGCCCTCCTCGCTCTTTACCGTCCGGGCCCGATCAACAGTGGCATGGTGGACGACTTTATCAAAAGGAAGAAGAACCCTCGGGAAATCCGCTACGAGCTTCCCGAACTCGAACCTGTTCTCCGGGAAACCTACGGCGTGATCGTCTATCAGGAACAGGTGATGCAGATTGCCAACGTCCTGGCCGGTTTTTCTCTTGGCGAAGCCGATCTTCTCCGGCGGGCCATGGGCAAGAAGAAGCCGGAAGAGATGGCCAAGATGCAGGACAAGTTCGTCGATGGCGCAATCCGGAAAGGCTTTCCGAAAGAAAAGGCCACCCATGTCTTTGAACTGATGGCCTATTTTGCCGGATACGGATTCAATAAATCCCACAGCGCAGCGTATGCGCTGATCTCCTATCAGACCGCCTACCTGAAAGCCCATTATCCGCTGGAGCTCTGGGCAGCCCTGCTGACGAACGCCCTGGATGATACGGAGAAAATCGGGGTGTTTCTTGCCGGGGCCAAGGACATGGGCATCGAAGTTCTGGCTCCGGACATTAACCAGAGCGAATTCGATTTTGCGATTCTTCCGGGTTCCCGCATCCTGTTTGGTCTCGGTGCGGTCAAAAATGTCGGGAAACAGGCGGTCGACTGCATTCTGGAAGCGCGGGCGAACGACGGACCCTTTGTCGACTTTCCGGATTTTTTGAAGCGCATCGTCGGAAAGAAGGTGAACCGCCGGGTGATTGAAGCTCTGATCCGCGCGGGGGCGTTTCGTTCACTGGGCATCCGGCGGTCGGTGGCGATGGAATCCCTGGACGATCTCCTGGCCTGGGCCGAAAAACAGAAATCCGGAAAAGGGTCTTTGCAAAAGTCCCTTTTCTCCGAAGACCAGGGTGGCCGGTCCTCCGGTCCTCCCCTCCGGGAGGTGCCGGAATGGGACGAGCGGATGCTGTTGCGGGAGGAAAAGAATGCGCTGGGGTTTTATCTGACGTCTCATCCGATGGCCCGCTATGCCGATCTCCTCCTGAAGCTCGATACGCGATCCACGCGAAGTCTCGAATCCGTATCAGAGGGGGAAACCGTGAGGGTTTTCGCCGTCGTGTCGGCCTTGCGGGAAGTCAAGACGAAAAAAGGCGACAAAATGGCCCAGTTGACCCTTCTGGACATGGAGGGAACCATCGAGGCAGTTCTTTTTCCCGACGTTTACGCCCAGGTTCAGGAGAAACTCCAGACCGACCTTCCGATTCTGGTGACGGGACCTCTCGAGAGGAACGACTTTGGGAGCAAGATTCGGGTCACCCGCGTCGAAACCATTGGACAGGCCCTTGAGACGCTTTATCAGACGGTTGTCGTCCGACTCCAGACCGACGGGCTTTCCGTCAAGGACCTCGAAGATCTCAAACAAATTCTGCTTGGATATCCAGGACCTGTCCCCGCCGTCCTGGAGCTCAAGGTCATGACCCGCCCCTATCCGGTGGCCGTCATCGGTCTGCACCTCAATGTTTCCCCCTCCGACGAGCTTGTTCATGCCCTGAGCGGGCGGTTCGGGGAACAGGCGGTCGTCCGGAAGGAGGAACTGGATCCGGACCTCCGGACCTATCTCGTCGCATTGAAGCAGAGGGGGGGAGTCCGACAGGAAAGACGCGGGAAAGAATTCCCGAGAGAGACTTCTCTCGCCGGATAG
- a CDS encoding site-2 protease family protein gives MFHFDSGMAYLSETGFQITTVGIPLLLAVTLHEVAHGAVADRLGDHTARYLGRLTLNPFPHVDPFGTILLPLMLYFSHTGLMFGYAKPVPINPLNMANPRRDMAIVAMAGPLSNLLQALVYMSLLHSFLGIVMTTSWFQSGEAGETVARLVITLFRMGILVNVVLFVFNLIPLPPLDGGRVLTGFLPAGGAAFMNRIEPWGMWILFGLILLDPYLGVLSRLVWPEMDSLTNLLMVWATKPGVS, from the coding sequence GTGTTTCACTTTGATTCAGGCATGGCATACCTTTCTGAAACAGGGTTCCAGATTACGACGGTCGGGATCCCGCTCCTACTCGCTGTCACGCTGCACGAAGTCGCCCACGGGGCAGTGGCGGACCGGCTGGGAGATCACACGGCCCGCTATCTCGGGCGGTTGACGCTCAATCCTTTTCCGCATGTGGATCCCTTCGGAACGATTCTCCTCCCCCTGATGCTCTACTTTTCCCACACAGGACTGATGTTCGGGTATGCGAAGCCGGTCCCGATCAACCCTCTGAACATGGCCAACCCCCGGCGGGATATGGCGATCGTCGCGATGGCCGGCCCATTGTCGAACCTGTTGCAGGCACTGGTTTACATGAGCCTCCTGCACAGTTTTCTCGGAATCGTGATGACCACTTCCTGGTTTCAGTCTGGCGAGGCCGGGGAGACGGTTGCCCGCCTCGTCATCACGCTTTTCCGGATGGGGATCCTGGTGAACGTCGTTCTGTTCGTTTTCAATCTCATTCCGCTCCCCCCCCTGGATGGAGGACGGGTCCTGACGGGATTTCTTCCGGCCGGAGGTGCCGCTTTCATGAACCGGATCGAGCCCTGGGGAATGTGGATCCTGTTCGGATTGATCCTCCTCGATCCCTATCTTGGGGTTCTGTCGCGCCTTGTCTGGCCGGAGATGGACTCCCTGACAAATTTGCTCATGGTGTGGGCGACAAAACCCGGAGTCTCCTGA
- a CDS encoding acetyl-CoA carboxylase carboxyltransferase subunit alpha: protein MTETKVKKTSRKNTSQPEVPVWDRVLLARAQERPTSLDYIQRLCTQFVEVHGDRSYRDDPSIVGGFAVFEGKSVAVVGHQKGKSFKDRMTRNFGMPHPEGYRKALRIMRLAERFSMPILTFVDTPGAYPGIEAEERGQVEAVARNIMEMFEIRVPILVFIVGEGGSGGALAIGVGDRVYMLENAVYSVISPEACAAILWENAGRAPEAAERLRMTASDLLNLGIIDGILPEAAGGIQKDAMPTLSAMKALITEQLEQLQALSVEELLSSRQKKFDAMVAYREDNMVHFPGGQEATS from the coding sequence ATGACCGAAACAAAAGTCAAAAAAACCTCCCGAAAAAACACCTCTCAACCGGAGGTTCCCGTCTGGGACCGTGTCCTTCTGGCCCGTGCCCAGGAAAGACCAACCTCCCTCGACTATATTCAGCGCCTGTGCACGCAGTTTGTCGAGGTTCACGGAGACCGGTCCTATCGGGACGATCCGTCCATTGTCGGTGGCTTTGCGGTCTTTGAAGGCAAAAGCGTTGCCGTTGTCGGCCATCAGAAGGGAAAAAGCTTCAAGGATCGGATGACAAGAAACTTTGGCATGCCCCATCCGGAAGGGTATCGGAAAGCCTTGCGGATCATGCGCCTGGCCGAACGATTTTCCATGCCCATTTTGACTTTCGTCGACACGCCGGGGGCCTATCCAGGTATCGAAGCGGAAGAGCGCGGTCAGGTGGAGGCTGTTGCCAGAAATATCATGGAGATGTTCGAGATTCGTGTTCCCATCCTGGTATTTATTGTCGGCGAGGGGGGAAGCGGCGGGGCGTTGGCGATCGGAGTCGGAGACCGGGTCTACATGCTGGAAAATGCGGTTTATTCGGTCATCAGCCCGGAAGCATGCGCCGCCATTCTCTGGGAGAACGCCGGCAGAGCGCCTGAAGCGGCAGAGCGCCTCCGGATGACCGCTTCGGATCTCCTGAACCTGGGGATCATCGACGGGATTTTGCCGGAAGCGGCCGGAGGAATCCAGAAAGATGCAATGCCGACCCTGTCCGCGATGAAGGCTCTGATCACCGAACAGCTGGAACAGCTCCAGGCCCTGTCCGTCGAGGAACTGCTTTCCTCCCGACAGAAGAAGTTTGATGCCATGGTGGCGTATCGCGAAGACAACATGGTCCACTTTCCCGGCGGTCAGGAAGCGACCTCCTGA
- a CDS encoding ATP-dependent helicase, translating into MDSRILNVLNEEQREAVTAPDGPALVLAGAGSGKTRVLTHRVAWLLEKGVPAHRMLVLTFTKKAARVLQHRLADLLTGPQVLLWAGTFHHVGYRLLREFGSRIGYAGTPVVIDREDQVDLLKSILSAFPEGLRKELPPAGQILNAISLSRNSMVSLEDVIYDRFSGLIPVIETVTRIRTEYEEVKRKDRLADFDDLLTGWLDILESGPDVLELLQERFRFLLVDEYQDTNPLQSTILDKLAARHKSFFVVGDDSQSIYSFRGAHVENILTFPDRYPEARIYRLETNYRSSPPILDLANRIILGNERRIEKTLRPFHTEEGEAPRTVGLYSDADQAHFIGSTVDQLLDGGTQASEIAILYRSHYLSLPIQFELARRKIPFSITSGLRFYEQAHIKDVLAHLRLLLNPRDTLAMTRLLRMIPRMGERSSEKLIRVLGEVEDVFSGLTDEKVLKTAPSLSREGVRKLGERLFSLRELQRKEESTVGLLVMEILEEGYRRDLYDIREDPEEREADLVAFAEQLGEQKDLEGFLGEITLLENLEEMALSNASVPDRVILSSIHQAKGLEWDTVFVLSMNEGVFPPEKSALRPQDLEEERRLFYVAVTRARRDLLLCVPESAISRGRGERLYPSRFLSEIGSDLVSETRYESWSF; encoded by the coding sequence TTGGATTCCAGAATCCTGAACGTCTTGAATGAGGAACAGAGGGAGGCGGTGACTGCCCCGGATGGTCCTGCACTGGTGCTAGCCGGAGCCGGTTCCGGCAAGACGCGTGTGCTGACGCATCGGGTGGCCTGGCTTCTGGAGAAAGGAGTGCCCGCCCACCGGATGCTTGTTCTGACGTTCACGAAGAAGGCTGCCCGTGTGCTCCAGCATCGTCTGGCGGATCTTCTGACCGGGCCGCAGGTCCTTTTGTGGGCCGGGACATTCCACCATGTCGGATATCGCCTCCTGCGGGAGTTCGGATCCCGCATCGGCTATGCGGGAACGCCGGTTGTCATTGACCGGGAGGATCAAGTCGATCTTCTCAAGTCGATTCTTTCCGCGTTTCCCGAAGGGCTCCGAAAAGAACTTCCTCCCGCCGGACAGATCCTGAACGCCATCAGTCTGTCCAGAAACAGTATGGTTTCTCTGGAGGATGTCATCTATGACCGGTTTTCGGGACTGATTCCCGTGATCGAGACAGTGACCCGGATCAGGACCGAATACGAGGAAGTGAAAAGAAAAGACCGGCTCGCGGATTTTGACGATCTTTTGACCGGCTGGCTGGACATTCTGGAATCCGGACCGGATGTGCTCGAGCTTCTCCAGGAACGTTTCCGGTTTCTTCTGGTCGACGAATACCAGGACACGAATCCCCTTCAGTCGACGATTCTCGACAAGCTGGCGGCCAGACACAAAAGTTTTTTCGTGGTAGGGGATGACAGCCAGAGCATTTATTCTTTCCGGGGAGCCCATGTCGAGAACATCCTGACGTTTCCCGACCGGTATCCCGAGGCCCGGATTTACCGCCTTGAGACAAACTACCGCTCCAGCCCTCCCATTCTTGATCTGGCCAACCGGATTATTCTCGGAAACGAAAGACGCATCGAAAAAACACTCCGTCCCTTTCATACGGAGGAGGGAGAGGCTCCCCGCACGGTCGGTCTTTATTCCGATGCCGATCAGGCCCACTTCATCGGCTCGACGGTCGACCAACTTCTCGATGGTGGCACTCAGGCTTCCGAAATCGCAATCCTTTACCGCTCCCATTATCTGAGTCTTCCAATCCAGTTCGAACTCGCCCGACGGAAAATTCCGTTTTCGATCACGTCCGGATTGCGCTTTTACGAACAGGCCCACATCAAGGATGTCCTGGCGCATCTCCGTCTTCTCCTGAATCCTCGGGACACCCTTGCCATGACCCGGCTTCTCCGGATGATTCCCCGAATGGGAGAACGATCTTCCGAAAAACTGATCCGTGTCCTGGGAGAGGTTGAAGACGTCTTTTCCGGCCTGACGGACGAAAAAGTTCTCAAAACCGCCCCTTCCCTCTCACGGGAAGGCGTCCGCAAACTGGGGGAGCGACTGTTCTCCCTCCGGGAGTTGCAGCGGAAGGAAGAGTCTACGGTCGGTCTCCTTGTGATGGAAATTCTCGAAGAGGGATATCGGCGGGATCTCTATGATATCCGGGAGGATCCGGAGGAACGGGAGGCGGATCTTGTCGCCTTTGCCGAACAGCTGGGCGAACAGAAAGACCTGGAGGGGTTTCTCGGCGAAATCACGCTTCTGGAAAATCTTGAAGAGATGGCCCTTTCGAATGCTTCGGTGCCGGACAGGGTCATTCTTTCCTCCATCCATCAGGCGAAGGGTCTCGAATGGGACACGGTCTTTGTCCTCTCGATGAATGAAGGGGTCTTTCCTCCCGAAAAGTCTGCCCTCCGTCCCCAGGACCTCGAGGAGGAGCGCCGCCTGTTTTATGTTGCGGTCACCCGTGCCCGTCGGGACCTTTTGCTGTGCGTTCCGGAAAGCGCCATTTCCCGTGGAAGGGGGGAACGTCTCTATCCTTCCCGCTTTTTATCCGAAATCGGATCGGACCTCGTTTCCGAAACACGATATGAGTCCTGGAGCTTCTGA